In Marinobacter szutsaonensis, the sequence GATCCGTGGCGAACGCCACAATGACAAAGAAGACCGGACCGAAACCACCTTTGAAATCAGCCGCGGCGAATGCTTTCCCCTGGCAGCACTGATCGGTGAACGCCCGACTCGCACACTGCACCGGGCTGACGGCGACACCTTCTGCCTGAGCATCGAGCAGGATGCCTTTATTACCCTGTTTTCCGAGAGCGACCCGTTCCGCGACTTCTGTCTCAGGGGCGTCAGCAGCCTGCTTGATCAGGTGAACCAGCGCATCCAGTCCAACGCCATGGCGTCCATGGGGTCCAGCAATAGCCTGGATACCCCGCTGGAGCGCTATGCCTTGCGCAACCCAATCGTCTGCTCTCCGGATCTACCGGTGCGCAAGGCCGTAGCACGCATGCACGAGAACAATGTCGGCAGCATCATTATTACCGACGACAACCGGCATCCGATCGGCATTTTCACCCTGCGTGACTTGCGCACCATGATCGCCGAGGAAAAGGGCCCCCTGGATACACCGGTCCGCCAGGTGATGACAGCCGAGCCCTGCCGCCTGCCCGCCGGCGCAGACGCCTTTGAAGCTGCCATGCTGATGGCCGAGCACCATTTCGCCCACTTGTGTGTGGTTGACGATGAGCAACGCCTGATTGGCGTGGTCTCCGAGCGGGACCTGTTCGCGCTGCAGCGGGTGGATCTGGTCAACCTGGCCCGCACCATAGGCACCGCTACCCATCTGCGCACCCTGGTAAGCCTGCGCAGCGACGTGTCCCGGCTGGTGGACGCCATGCTGGCTCATGGTGCCGATTCCGGCCAGGTGGTGAAGATCATCACCACCCTTAATGACGTCACCGTGCGCCGCGTACTGGAACTGAACCTGCAGAAGAACGATCCCGGCATCCCCTTCACCTGGCTGACCTTTGGTTCCGAGGGTCGACAGGAGCAAACCCTGCTCACCGACCAGGACAACGGCATCCTCTTCCGGACGCCAGAGGGGATGACCGAGGAGCAGGTTCGGGAGAAGCTCTTGCCCTTCGCCCAGACCGTTAACAAGGAGCTGGCCGAGTGCGGCTTCACCCTGTGCAAGGGCAACATCATGGCCAGCAACCCGAAGCTGTGCCTGAGCAACCGGGAATGGGATGACTGGTTCATCCGATTTATCGATGCCTCCACACCCCAGAACCTGGTGTACTCATCGATATTCCTGGACATGCGGGCGGTGTTCGGCCCAACCGAACCCTTGCATGAACTCCTGGAAAAGGTCCTGACACGAATCCGCAAGAACGCCCTGTTCCAGAAGATGCTGGCCGGCAACGCGCTGCAGCGCAAACCACCCCTGACCATGTTCCGCAATTTCCGTTACCTGAACGAGGAGAAGAAACACGCGCTGGATCTCAAACGTCAGGGTCTGGCGCCGTTTGTGGAATCGGTGCGGGTATTCGCCCTCGCCAATGGCGTGGAGACCGCCAATACCCTGGAACGGATGGAAGAACTGGCAAAGAAGGGTGTTTTCGACCCCAAGGATGCCAATGCCTGGAAAGAAGCCTACAGCCTCATCCAGGCCATTCGCATGCGCGCCCACCAGGAAATGCTGTCCCGTGGTGAGGAGCTGACCAACTACATTGATCCGGATGACCTGAACCCGCTGGACCGGCGGATCCTGCGCGAGTCCTTCCGTCAGGCCCAACGACTCCAGCAGAAGCTGGAAGTCACCTATCAACTCTGAGAGCCGGACAGGATGCTGGACTACATCAAACAATGGCTGGAGCGGCGCCGGGCTGGCCAGATCGGCGAGCACGACCGGGAAAACCTCCCGACCCCGAAAAGTGCCGGTGACCAACTGCTTTCCGACTGCCGGCTCATCGTACTCGACCTCGAAACCACCGGTCTTAACGCAGCCAGGGACGAGGTGATCGCCATTGGCGCGGTGGCCATCAGTGGTGGCGTGATCCACCTGGATGACCAGTTCGACCTGATTCTCAGGCGGCCCGAACTGGATATCAGCGAAACGGTCCTGATTCATGGCATCGGGCCGGAAGCCCTGACCCAGGGCCACGAAACCGAAGATGCCCTGCTGTACCTGCTCGAATGGATGAACGGGGATCCGGTGCTTGCCTACCACTCGGCGTTCGACCAGAAATTCCTGGAAAAAACGCTCAAGGCCCAGCTTGGCTATACCCAGCCACACCTGTGGATCGATGTGGCCGACCTGCTACCGGCATTTTTCCCGGACGCCAAAACCGGTGGCAAGCGCCTGGACAACTGGGCAGATTTCTTCGGGCTTGAGGTGAGCGAACGCCATCATGCGGCTGCCGATGCTCTGGCCACTGCCGAACTCACCCTGGTGGCGCTGAACAAAGCCCGGAAGGAAGATGTAAAAACCCTGAAAAATTTGAATGACAAACTCCGATATCAACGGAGATTGCAAAACATGCACCGTTTTTGAGGGAGGGCAAAACCGCTTCACAAAATTGACCAATCCCAAGGCAAATTACTGAGAATTAGACCTTTTGCCAATATCTATATGTTGGTTGACCAGTAAAGTCATTAGGGACAACAGTCGGAGAAGTACTTATATGAATAATAAATTCTCTAACCGAAATACCTCACCAAAAATCCATCCAACCTCCACAACAACAACACAGGAGTGAATCCTATGTCAGGTCATAGCTACGACGCTGAAAACTACTGGAAGGCGAACCTCCGCCTGATATTCGGGAGCCTGATTGTCTGGGCCCTGGTATCTTATGGCTGCGCCATCCTGCTTCGTCCGATGCTGGCGGGCATTCCCGTTGGCGGAACCGACCTGGGCTTCTGGTTCGCCCAGCAGGGCTCCATCCTTACCTTTATCGCTCTGATCTTCCACTACGCGTGGCGCATGAACAAGATCGACGAAAAATTCGGCGTACACGAGGAGTAAGGACGAATGAGCCAATTTGCAATCAACATCATTTTCGTAGGGGGCTCTTTCCTCCTCTATATCCTGATTGCTATCTGGGCGAAAGCCGGTAGCACCAAGGACTTCTACGTTGCCGGTGGCGGCGTTCACCCGGTCACCAACGGTATGGCGATCGGTGCAGACTGGATGTCAGCGGCATCCTTCATCTCCATGGCGGGTCTGATTGCCGCCGGTGGTTACGCCAACTCCACCTTCCTCATGGGCTGGACCGGTGGTTACGTGCTGCTGGCCATGCTGCTGGCTCCGTACCTGCGGAAGTTCGGCAAGTTCACGGTTCCGGAGTTCATCGGCGACCGCTTCTACAGCAAGAATGCCCGCCTGGTGGCGGTTATCTGCCTGATCGTCGCATCCGTGACCTACGTAATCGGTCAGATGGCCGGTGCCGGTGTTGCCTTCTCCCGCTTCCTGGAAGTTGACGCGACCCTGGGTCTGATCATCGCCGCGGTTGTGGTATTCATGTACGCCGTTATGGGTGGCATGAAGGGCATCACCTACACCCAGGTTGCCCAGTACTGCGTACTGATCATCGCCTACACCATCCCGGCGGTATTCATCTCCCTGCAGCTGACCGGCAACCCGCTGCCGCCGCTGGGTCTGTTCTCAACCCACACTGACTCCGGCCTGCCGATTCTGGAGAAACTGAACCAGGTCATCACCGACCTCGGCTTCAACTCCTACACTGCCGACATCGACAACAAGCTGAACATGGTTCTGTTCACCCTGTCCCTGATGATCGGTACTGCTGGTCTGCCGCACGTTATCATCCGGTTCTTCACCGTTCCCAAGGTAGCTGACGCACGCTGGTCCGCCGGCTGGGCCCTGGTCTTCATCGCCCTGCTGTACCTGACTGCTCCGGCCGTTGCTTCCATGGCTCGCCTGAACCTGATGACCACCATCTACC encodes:
- a CDS encoding putative nucleotidyltransferase substrate binding domain-containing protein, which produces MASNQDSNRPQNTRAIMSFLREHAPFSSMDDAHLAHFAEHATLRFFADGDEVLSPDDGIVKRFYVVKQGRIRGERHNDKEDRTETTFEISRGECFPLAALIGERPTRTLHRADGDTFCLSIEQDAFITLFSESDPFRDFCLRGVSSLLDQVNQRIQSNAMASMGSSNSLDTPLERYALRNPIVCSPDLPVRKAVARMHENNVGSIIITDDNRHPIGIFTLRDLRTMIAEEKGPLDTPVRQVMTAEPCRLPAGADAFEAAMLMAEHHFAHLCVVDDEQRLIGVVSERDLFALQRVDLVNLARTIGTATHLRTLVSLRSDVSRLVDAMLAHGADSGQVVKIITTLNDVTVRRVLELNLQKNDPGIPFTWLTFGSEGRQEQTLLTDQDNGILFRTPEGMTEEQVREKLLPFAQTVNKELAECGFTLCKGNIMASNPKLCLSNREWDDWFIRFIDASTPQNLVYSSIFLDMRAVFGPTEPLHELLEKVLTRIRKNALFQKMLAGNALQRKPPLTMFRNFRYLNEEKKHALDLKRQGLAPFVESVRVFALANGVETANTLERMEELAKKGVFDPKDANAWKEAYSLIQAIRMRAHQEMLSRGEELTNYIDPDDLNPLDRRILRESFRQAQRLQQKLEVTYQL
- a CDS encoding 3'-5' exonuclease: MLDYIKQWLERRRAGQIGEHDRENLPTPKSAGDQLLSDCRLIVLDLETTGLNAARDEVIAIGAVAISGGVIHLDDQFDLILRRPELDISETVLIHGIGPEALTQGHETEDALLYLLEWMNGDPVLAYHSAFDQKFLEKTLKAQLGYTQPHLWIDVADLLPAFFPDAKTGGKRLDNWADFFGLEVSERHHAAADALATAELTLVALNKARKEDVKTLKNLNDKLRYQRRLQNMHRF
- a CDS encoding DUF4212 domain-containing protein, translating into MSGHSYDAENYWKANLRLIFGSLIVWALVSYGCAILLRPMLAGIPVGGTDLGFWFAQQGSILTFIALIFHYAWRMNKIDEKFGVHEE
- a CDS encoding sodium:solute symporter family protein produces the protein MSQFAINIIFVGGSFLLYILIAIWAKAGSTKDFYVAGGGVHPVTNGMAIGADWMSAASFISMAGLIAAGGYANSTFLMGWTGGYVLLAMLLAPYLRKFGKFTVPEFIGDRFYSKNARLVAVICLIVASVTYVIGQMAGAGVAFSRFLEVDATLGLIIAAVVVFMYAVMGGMKGITYTQVAQYCVLIIAYTIPAVFISLQLTGNPLPPLGLFSTHTDSGLPILEKLNQVITDLGFNSYTADIDNKLNMVLFTLSLMIGTAGLPHVIIRFFTVPKVADARWSAGWALVFIALLYLTAPAVASMARLNLMTTIYPDGTDAAPILYEERPNWVKEWEVTGLIQFEDKNNDGRIQHYNASESFQSEADARGWAGNELTVNRDILVLANPEIANLPGWVIGLIAAGGLAAALSTAAGLLLAISSAVSHDLIKGSINPNITEKGELLAARISMAVAIVVATWLGANPPGFAAQVVALAFGIAAASLFPALMMGIFSKRVNNVGAIAGMLSGLAFTLIYIFVYKGWLFIPGTNNLPDTPENWVLGISPLSIGAVGAIVNFAVAFVVSNATEEPPVEIQELVESVRYPRGAGQAQDH